One window of the Parasphingopyxis algicola genome contains the following:
- the ileS gene encoding isoleucine--tRNA ligase: MSEQPDYKDTVFLPKTDFPMKAGLANKEPGILARWEEQDLYKRLREARKGREKFILHDGPPYANGNIHIGHSLNKILKDLVVRSQSLLGKDAPYVPGWDCHGLPIEWKIEEQYRKKKRNKDEVPAAEFRAECRAYAAKWVDVQREEFKRLGVMGEWDKPYLTMDCDAEAVIVEEFLKFAESGQLYRGAKPVMWSPVEKTALAEAEVEYQDITSTQIDVAFEITESPIEELVGAHAVIWTTTPWTIPVNQAIAFGEDVEYVLVDLGVWEFPDDNEEFSLLGPKYLVAADLWDQFNDRIEKSQQVMPDGWSGELRSLGTLWRGQGSELAGTVARHPMHHLGGFFAAPRPFIAADHVTTEAGTGLVHMAPDHGEEDFFACKEHGIDPVFAVDDDGVYREDWLWLPRGGERAGNVINKRFNSAEGPICSDLREAGALLSASDDFAHSYPHSWRSKAKVIYRCTPQWFVRMDSPIKFKTDEAEPVEALSLSSSDNAEEEDNPSTSSGQTDLVKGHAKGVGPTLREIALSEIDKTRFIPPRGHKRLRSMVEGRPDWVLSRQRAWGVPITVYVDKDGNYLNDAEVNNRIVDAVREGGADAWFAADHQALLGNKYNLDDYEVVTDILDVWFDSGSTHAFVLESDNWPDLSSPANLYLEGSDQHRGWFQSSLLESCGTRGRAPYREVLTHGMTLDAKGLKMSKSVGNTLDPQKIIDVNGADILRLWASTVDFTEDHRIGPEILKGVTDMYRKLRNSFRYMLGALSDFEESERVAVADMPELERYVLHLLAELDGTLREAVNDYAFNRYVRALTDFANEDLSAFFFDIRKDCLYCDVGESLPAGSAKRQAYRTVLDILFHALVRYASPVLCFTAEEVWRTRYPDAGSVHLLEWPEIEVADVDELHWQRLRGVREQVTETIEPLRREKKIRSSLEANVIMRTKDAAMASWFEKLDRSDVAELFIVSDIKLENDPFSDDALGVEVTPTTDNKCGRCWRHLPEVAEDGALCDRCAEVIGG; this comes from the coding sequence ATGTCCGAACAGCCCGATTATAAAGACACGGTTTTCCTGCCGAAGACCGACTTCCCGATGAAGGCGGGGCTCGCCAACAAGGAGCCCGGCATCCTTGCGCGCTGGGAAGAGCAGGACCTGTACAAACGCCTGCGCGAAGCGCGGAAAGGCCGCGAAAAATTCATCCTGCATGACGGCCCGCCCTATGCGAACGGCAATATCCATATCGGCCATTCGCTGAACAAGATTTTGAAGGACCTCGTGGTGCGCAGCCAGTCGCTGCTCGGCAAGGATGCGCCCTATGTGCCGGGCTGGGATTGCCACGGCCTTCCCATCGAGTGGAAGATCGAGGAGCAGTATCGCAAGAAAAAGCGGAACAAGGACGAGGTTCCGGCGGCCGAATTCCGCGCCGAATGCCGCGCCTATGCGGCCAAATGGGTCGATGTGCAGCGCGAGGAATTCAAGCGGCTCGGCGTGATGGGCGAGTGGGACAAGCCGTACCTGACCATGGATTGCGACGCCGAGGCGGTGATCGTCGAGGAGTTCCTGAAATTCGCCGAAAGCGGCCAGCTCTATCGCGGCGCGAAGCCCGTGATGTGGTCGCCGGTCGAGAAGACGGCGCTGGCCGAGGCCGAGGTCGAGTATCAGGATATCACGAGCACGCAGATCGACGTGGCGTTCGAGATCACCGAAAGCCCGATCGAAGAGCTGGTCGGCGCGCATGCCGTCATCTGGACGACGACGCCCTGGACGATCCCGGTCAATCAGGCGATCGCGTTCGGAGAGGACGTAGAATATGTCCTTGTCGATCTTGGGGTTTGGGAGTTTCCTGACGACAATGAAGAATTTAGTCTTCTTGGTCCAAAATATCTCGTGGCAGCCGATCTCTGGGACCAGTTCAACGATAGGATCGAGAAGTCACAACAAGTGATGCCCGACGGTTGGTCGGGCGAACTTCGTTCACTTGGTACATTGTGGCGCGGCCAAGGCTCCGAACTCGCTGGAACCGTCGCCCGCCATCCGATGCATCATCTCGGCGGCTTCTTCGCCGCGCCGCGCCCCTTTATCGCGGCCGATCATGTCACGACCGAAGCCGGCACGGGCCTTGTTCATATGGCGCCCGATCATGGCGAGGAGGATTTCTTCGCATGCAAGGAACATGGCATCGACCCGGTATTCGCGGTCGACGATGACGGCGTCTATCGCGAGGACTGGCTCTGGCTGCCGCGCGGCGGCGAGCGGGCGGGCAATGTCATCAACAAGCGGTTTAATTCGGCGGAAGGGCCGATCTGTTCGGACTTGCGCGAGGCGGGGGCTTTGCTCTCCGCATCCGACGATTTCGCGCACAGCTATCCGCATAGCTGGCGATCGAAGGCCAAGGTCATCTATCGCTGCACGCCGCAATGGTTTGTACGGATGGACTCACCGATCAAATTTAAAACCGATGAGGCTGAGCCTGTCGAAGCCCTGTCCTTATCTTCTTCCGACAACGCAGAAGAGGAGGACAACCCTTCGACAAGCTCAGGACAAACGGATTTGGTGAAGGGCCATGCCAAGGGCGTGGGCCCAACCCTGCGCGAGATCGCGCTTTCCGAGATCGACAAGACCCGCTTTATCCCGCCGCGCGGGCATAAACGGCTGCGCTCGATGGTCGAGGGGCGACCGGACTGGGTGCTCTCGCGCCAGCGCGCCTGGGGTGTGCCGATCACGGTTTATGTCGATAAAGACGGCAATTATCTGAACGACGCGGAGGTCAACAACCGGATCGTGGACGCGGTGCGCGAAGGCGGGGCCGATGCCTGGTTCGCGGCCGATCATCAGGCGCTGTTGGGCAATAAATACAATCTCGATGACTATGAGGTCGTCACGGACATCCTCGACGTCTGGTTCGACAGCGGATCGACCCATGCCTTTGTGCTCGAAAGCGATAACTGGCCCGACCTGTCTTCCCCGGCTAACCTCTATCTCGAAGGCTCCGACCAGCATCGCGGCTGGTTCCAGTCGAGCTTGCTCGAAAGCTGCGGCACGCGCGGCCGCGCGCCCTACAGGGAAGTGCTGACGCACGGCATGACGCTCGACGCCAAGGGGCTGAAAATGTCCAAGAGCGTCGGAAACACGCTGGACCCGCAGAAGATCATCGACGTCAACGGCGCCGATATCCTGCGGCTCTGGGCCTCGACCGTCGATTTCACCGAGGACCACCGGATCGGCCCGGAAATCCTCAAGGGCGTGACGGACATGTACCGCAAGCTCCGGAACAGCTTCCGCTACATGCTCGGCGCGCTCAGCGATTTCGAGGAAAGCGAGCGGGTGGCCGTGGCGGATATGCCCGAACTCGAACGCTATGTGCTGCACCTGCTCGCCGAGCTGGACGGCACTTTGCGCGAGGCGGTCAACGATTATGCCTTCAACCGCTATGTCCGCGCGCTCACAGATTTTGCGAACGAGGACCTCTCCGCCTTCTTCTTCGATATCCGCAAGGACTGCCTCTATTGCGATGTTGGAGAATCCCTGCCAGCCGGGTCGGCGAAACGGCAGGCCTATCGGACGGTGCTCGATATCCTGTTCCACGCGCTGGTCCGCTACGCCTCGCCGGTTCTGTGTTTCACGGCGGAAGAGGTGTGGCGGACGCGCTATCCGGACGCCGGATCGGTGCATCTGCTGGAATGGCCGGAGATCGAGGTTGCAGACGTAGATGAGCTACATTGGCAGAGACTACGCGGCGTAAGAGAACAGGTTACCGAAACGATTGAGCCGCTCCGTCGGGAAAAGAAGATTCGATCCTCGTTGGAAGCTAACGTTATAATGCGAACAAAAGATGCTGCCATGGCGAGTTGGTTTGAAAAACTAGATCGTTCAGACGTTGCCGAGCTATTCATAGTTTCGGATATCAAGTTGGAAAATGATCCTTTTTCAGACGACGCACTGGGTGTAGAAGTCACTCCAACAACGGACAACAAATGCGGCCGCTGCTGGCGACACCTTCCCGAAGTCGCGGAAGACGGAGCGCTGTGCGATCGCTGTGCGGAGGTTATCGGTGGATAA
- a CDS encoding bifunctional riboflavin kinase/FAD synthetase, whose product MQRLFHRDSVPETLRGGVIALGNFDGFHRGHQAVVGRAVHHAHDDRLPVIVATFDPHPVRHFQPDAPPFRLTTLDQREELFAEAGADAMMVFEFGAELAGTSAEDFIEDILLARFGVAGVVTGNDFVFGKGRKGDVVMLAEYAKTHGFFTEIAAPVNEGEEIVSSSRIREALKAGDCETAAHLLTRPFAIEGVVEHGAKNGRKLGYPTANIPLGSYIRPRYGIYAVRGRLPDGRTLNGAANLGIRPSFDPPTELLEPYFFDFDGNLYGQTIAVELVSFIRAEAKFDDLDALKAQMAEDCAEAERRLTRHVL is encoded by the coding sequence ATGCAGCGGCTTTTCCACCGCGATAGCGTGCCCGAAACCTTGCGCGGCGGCGTTATCGCGCTCGGCAATTTCGACGGCTTTCACCGGGGGCACCAGGCGGTGGTCGGCCGCGCGGTCCATCACGCACATGACGACAGACTGCCGGTGATCGTCGCAACCTTCGATCCGCATCCCGTCCGCCATTTCCAGCCCGACGCCCCGCCCTTCCGCCTGACGACGCTCGACCAGCGCGAGGAGCTGTTTGCCGAAGCGGGCGCCGATGCGATGATGGTGTTCGAATTCGGCGCCGAACTCGCGGGCACATCGGCCGAGGATTTCATCGAGGACATCCTGCTCGCCCGCTTCGGCGTGGCGGGCGTCGTTACCGGCAACGATTTCGTCTTCGGCAAGGGCCGCAAGGGCGATGTCGTGATGCTCGCCGAATATGCGAAGACCCACGGCTTCTTCACCGAGATCGCCGCGCCCGTGAACGAGGGCGAGGAGATCGTCTCCTCCAGCCGGATCCGCGAGGCGCTGAAGGCCGGCGATTGCGAAACCGCGGCGCATCTGCTGACGCGCCCGTTCGCGATCGAAGGCGTGGTCGAACACGGCGCGAAAAACGGCCGCAAACTGGGCTATCCGACCGCCAATATCCCCCTCGGCAGCTATATCCGGCCCAGATACGGGATTTACGCGGTGCGCGGCCGCCTGCCCGACGGGCGGACGCTGAACGGCGCGGCCAATCTCGGCATCCGCCCGAGCTTCGATCCGCCGACCGAACTGCTCGAGCCTTACTTTTTCGATTTCGATGGCAATCTTTACGGCCAGACCATCGCCGTTGAACTGGTGAGTTTCATCCGCGCCGAAGCGAAGTTCGACGATCTCGACGCGCTCAAGGCGCAAATGGCCGAGGACTGCGCCGAGGCCGAACGACGGCTGACGCGGCATGTGCTTTGA
- a CDS encoding dipeptidase — MIRKFLFGLILIVGAALALFFTLGPIWIERDLNRRADIELPAVSPEAEALHDRLIIADMHSDTLLWKRNLLNRSGRGHMDLARLQEGNVALQVFSSVTKSPSGQNYDSNPSNTDNIVWLAIGQLQPIRTWFSLLERSLYHADKLNRAERESDGALRIVRTRADIDTLLADRQRGDPVIGALLSIEGLHNLEGDAGNFDRLFDAGYRMAGLTHFFDNELGGSMHGEEKGGLTDLGRDIVRRMEQAGMIVDIAHASPAMVDDILAMATRPVVSSHGGVQAVCDVNRNLTDDQITAVAATDGVIGIGYWDGALCSFEPADVVASILHVRDLVGIRHVGLGSDFDGSTTVGFDTSELAVITQLLLDAGLSEGEIAQVMGGNVIRVLRDGLPRG, encoded by the coding sequence ATGATCCGCAAATTCCTGTTCGGGCTGATCCTGATTGTCGGCGCCGCCCTCGCCCTTTTCTTCACGCTCGGCCCAATCTGGATCGAGCGCGACCTGAACCGGCGCGCCGATATCGAGCTTCCCGCCGTCTCGCCCGAAGCCGAGGCGCTGCACGACCGGCTGATCATCGCCGACATGCACTCCGACACCTTGCTCTGGAAGCGCAACCTGCTCAACCGGTCGGGCCGCGGCCATATGGATCTGGCGCGCCTGCAGGAGGGCAATGTCGCGCTCCAGGTCTTTTCCTCGGTCACCAAATCCCCGTCCGGGCAGAATTACGATTCCAATCCGTCGAATACCGACAATATCGTCTGGCTCGCCATCGGCCAGCTCCAGCCGATCCGCACATGGTTCTCGCTGCTCGAACGCTCGCTCTACCATGCCGACAAGCTGAACCGGGCCGAGCGCGAGAGCGACGGCGCGCTGCGCATCGTGCGCACCCGCGCCGACATCGATACGCTGCTCGCCGACCGGCAGCGCGGAGATCCCGTAATCGGCGCTTTGCTCTCGATCGAGGGCCTGCACAATCTGGAAGGCGATGCGGGCAATTTCGACCGGCTGTTCGACGCCGGATACCGGATGGCGGGCCTGACCCATTTCTTCGACAACGAACTGGGCGGTTCGATGCATGGCGAGGAGAAAGGCGGGCTGACCGACTTGGGGCGCGATATCGTCCGCCGCATGGAGCAGGCGGGGATGATCGTCGATATCGCCCATGCGAGCCCCGCCATGGTCGACGACATCCTCGCCATGGCGACCCGGCCGGTCGTCTCGAGCCATGGCGGCGTCCAGGCCGTGTGCGACGTCAACCGCAACCTGACCGACGACCAGATCACCGCGGTGGCCGCAACCGACGGCGTGATCGGGATCGGCTATTGGGACGGCGCGCTCTGCTCGTTCGAGCCGGCCGACGTCGTCGCCTCGATCCTCCACGTCCGCGATCTGGTGGGCATCCGCCATGTCGGGCTGGGTTCGGATTTCGACGGGTCGACGACGGTCGGCTTCGACACGAGCGAACTCGCCGTGATTACGCAGTTGCTGCTCGATGCCGGGCTCAGCGAGGGCGAGATCGCGCAGGTGATGGGCGGCAATGTGATCCGGGTGCTGCGGGACGGGCTGCCGCGCGGATGA
- a CDS encoding dihydrofolate reductase, with translation MTAKPRIIFHLARADNGVIGKDERLPWRIPADLKRLKANTMGKPMIMGRKTFESFKSPLPGRRHIVLTRSKSWSADGAEVVQSPEAAVALAGDVEEIAILGGAEIYRLFLPEADLIELTEVHMEPDGDTRIEAFDPAVWTETARDDYPAEGDRPAFSFVTLERIR, from the coding sequence ATGACCGCCAAACCCCGGATCATTTTCCATCTCGCCCGCGCCGATAACGGGGTGATCGGCAAGGACGAGCGTCTGCCCTGGCGGATTCCAGCCGATCTCAAACGCCTCAAGGCCAACACGATGGGCAAGCCGATGATCATGGGCCGCAAGACGTTCGAAAGTTTCAAGAGCCCGCTGCCCGGTCGCCGCCATATCGTACTGACCCGCTCCAAGAGCTGGTCGGCAGACGGGGCGGAAGTCGTACAGTCGCCTGAGGCCGCCGTCGCGCTTGCCGGCGATGTCGAAGAGATCGCGATTCTCGGCGGCGCGGAAATCTATCGGCTGTTCCTGCCCGAGGCCGACCTGATCGAACTGACCGAAGTCCATATGGAACCGGACGGCGATACGCGGATCGAGGCCTTCGACCCTGCGGTCTGGACCGAAACCGCGCGCGACGATTATCCGGCGGAAGGCGACCGCCCCGCCTTCAGTTTCGTTACCCTGGAGCGCATCCGATGA
- a CDS encoding thymidylate synthase — MRQYLDLMQRILDDGVRQDDRTGVGTLSVFGHQMRFDLSKGFPLLTTKKLHIRSIIIELLWFLRGDTNVRWLQDRKVSIWDEWADENGDLGPVYGKQWRDWIGPGGVHIDQIAGLVEQIRTNPASRRQIVSAWNPADVPNMALPPCHCLFQTHVADGRLSLQLYQRSCDVFLGVPFNIASYALLTHMLAQQCGLEPGEFIWTGGDCHLYSNHLDQVKEQLGRTPGPLPTLTILRDPGSIDGYEYEDFEIVGYEAAPHIAAPVAV; from the coding sequence ATGCGGCAATATCTCGATCTCATGCAGCGGATTCTCGACGATGGCGTGCGCCAGGACGACCGGACGGGCGTCGGGACGCTCTCGGTATTCGGCCATCAGATGCGGTTCGACCTTTCCAAGGGTTTCCCGCTGCTCACGACCAAGAAGCTCCATATCCGTTCGATCATTATCGAGCTGTTATGGTTTTTGCGCGGCGACACCAATGTCCGCTGGCTGCAGGACCGCAAGGTCAGCATCTGGGACGAATGGGCGGACGAGAATGGCGATCTCGGGCCGGTTTACGGCAAGCAGTGGCGGGACTGGATCGGCCCGGGCGGCGTCCATATCGACCAGATCGCCGGTCTCGTCGAACAGATCAGAACTAACCCGGCATCGCGCCGCCAGATCGTTTCCGCCTGGAACCCGGCCGACGTGCCGAACATGGCGCTGCCGCCCTGCCACTGTCTGTTCCAGACCCATGTCGCGGACGGGCGGCTGTCGCTCCAACTCTACCAGCGCAGCTGCGACGTGTTTCTCGGCGTCCCGTTCAACATCGCCAGCTATGCGCTCCTGACCCATATGCTGGCCCAGCAATGCGGGCTGGAGCCGGGCGAATTCATCTGGACCGGTGGCGACTGCCATCTCTATTCGAACCATCTCGACCAGGTGAAGGAACAGCTTGGCCGCACGCCCGGACCGCTGCCGACGCTGACCATCCTGCGCGATCCGGGCAGTATCGACGGCTATGAATATGAGGATTTCGAGATTGTCGGTTACGAAGCGGCCCCGCATATCGCCGCGCCGGTCGCGGTGTGA
- a CDS encoding JAB domain-containing protein translates to MTAGGSPIIDCHADSAFFAPLVLRHDHEHAVIAHLGADGRLLAISEAQGGHDRIILPLRRIIGDALAHDGHAVLLAHNHPSGDPTPSETDIESTRRLADLLRPLGIRIYDHLILTRSGASTSFRRLGWL, encoded by the coding sequence ATGACCGCGGGCGGGTCGCCGATCATCGATTGCCACGCGGACAGCGCATTTTTTGCGCCGCTCGTCCTGCGTCACGATCATGAACATGCGGTGATCGCCCATCTCGGGGCGGACGGCCGGCTGCTGGCGATCAGCGAAGCGCAGGGCGGGCACGACCGGATCATATTGCCGCTCCGCCGGATCATCGGCGATGCGCTGGCGCATGACGGCCACGCCGTCCTGCTGGCGCACAATCATCCGAGCGGCGATCCGACGCCGAGCGAGACCGATATCGAATCGACGCGCCGGCTGGCCGACCTGCTCCGGCCGCTCGGCATCCGCATCTACGATCATCTGATCCTGACCCGCAGCGGCGCATCGACGAGCTTTCGGCGATTGGGCTGGCTTTAG
- a CDS encoding pyridoxamine 5'-phosphate oxidase family protein: MKLSNEIRKFVADQRLGFLATVCADGTPNLSPKGLTFVLNEQQIVIGEIRSPGTISNLLQQPVAELNVVDHLSRKGFRFKGECLVLSEGKVFEDSVNFLRSMGAKSDINSVILMDVRTLKPLVSPAYDQGLSELDVRSQWKIHYDQLQGDGIAK, from the coding sequence ATGAAGCTATCGAACGAAATCAGAAAATTCGTCGCTGATCAGCGCCTTGGCTTCTTAGCTACAGTATGCGCCGACGGCACGCCCAACTTATCGCCCAAAGGTCTAACGTTCGTTCTAAACGAACAGCAAATCGTGATTGGCGAAATCCGCTCTCCCGGTACGATCTCGAACTTACTGCAACAACCAGTTGCAGAATTGAATGTGGTCGATCACCTTTCTCGCAAGGGTTTTAGATTTAAGGGTGAATGTCTCGTCCTTTCTGAAGGGAAAGTGTTCGAAGACTCGGTCAATTTCTTGCGATCGATGGGAGCGAAGTCAGACATCAATTCTGTGATCTTGATGGACGTTCGAACATTGAAACCTTTGGTTTCGCCTGCATACGACCAAGGTCTTTCTGAGCTGGATGTGCGATCGCAATGGAAAATTCACTACGACCAATTACAGGGCGACGGCATCGCAAAATAG
- a CDS encoding class I SAM-dependent methyltransferase: MRAAACLLLLVAGGCDILGGSGESAFPPADRPVSDITASQFSDEESRDRVNEAETVMDMADIEAGMTVADIGAGNGYYTIRLAPRVGDSGRVLAQDVIPETRDRLAERVTRERLDNVSVRLGEFADPMLPPDSFDRIFMVHMYHEIESPYEFLWNMRPALREGGRVVVVDADRPTNRHGTPPDLLNCEFEAVGYRRVVYRAMPNIGGYFAMFERVGPRPEPGAIEPCGQD; the protein is encoded by the coding sequence ATGCGCGCTGCCGCATGCCTGCTCTTGCTGGTCGCCGGGGGGTGCGACATTCTTGGCGGTTCCGGGGAATCGGCCTTCCCGCCGGCCGACCGGCCGGTGTCCGATATCACCGCCAGCCAGTTCTCCGACGAGGAATCGCGCGACCGGGTGAACGAAGCCGAGACCGTGATGGACATGGCCGATATCGAGGCCGGCATGACCGTCGCCGATATCGGCGCGGGCAACGGCTATTACACGATCCGCCTGGCGCCGCGCGTCGGCGATAGCGGCCGGGTGCTGGCGCAGGACGTGATTCCCGAAACCCGCGACCGGCTGGCCGAGCGCGTCACCCGCGAACGGCTCGACAATGTCAGCGTCCGGCTGGGCGAGTTCGCCGATCCGATGCTGCCGCCCGACAGTTTCGACCGGATTTTCATGGTGCATATGTATCACGAGATCGAGAGCCCGTACGAATTCCTCTGGAACATGCGTCCCGCCCTGCGCGAAGGCGGGCGGGTCGTCGTCGTCGATGCCGACCGGCCGACCAACCGGCACGGAACGCCGCCCGATCTCCTCAATTGCGAATTCGAGGCGGTCGGCTATCGCCGCGTCGTCTATCGCGCGATGCCGAACATCGGCGGCTATTTCGCGATGTTCGAACGCGTCGGGCCCCGGCCGGAGCCGGGCGCGATCGAGCCTTGCGGGCAGGATTGA
- the prfB gene encoding peptide chain release factor 2 — MRAEAQAHIDQINQAVDLLRRFLDWDVAKERLDALNAKVEDPTLWDDPKAAREVMRERGRLESAIAAVRKISQERDDAAEMIELAEAEGDDGLVDDAVAALAALAERAELDKTEALLAGEADGNDTYLEIHAGAGGTESQDWAEMLQRMYQRWAERRGFKVEIVDYHAGEQAGVKAVTLLLKGENAYGYAKTESGVHRLVRISPYDSSARRHTSFSSVWVYPVIDEDIEIEINESELRVDTFRASGAGGQHVNTTDSAVRITHEPTGIVVASQSQRSQHKNRAEALSMLKARLYEAELRRREEEANAVEASKGDIGWGNQIRSYVLQPYQMVKDLRTGVTSSSPSDVLDGDLDKFMAAALSQQVTGEQVEVEDID, encoded by the coding sequence ATGCGCGCCGAAGCGCAAGCCCATATCGATCAGATCAACCAGGCCGTGGACCTGTTGCGCCGCTTTCTCGACTGGGATGTCGCGAAGGAACGGCTCGACGCGCTCAACGCCAAGGTCGAGGATCCGACGCTCTGGGACGATCCCAAGGCGGCGCGCGAGGTGATGCGCGAGCGCGGCCGGCTGGAAAGCGCGATCGCCGCCGTCCGCAAGATCAGCCAGGAGCGCGACGACGCCGCCGAGATGATCGAGCTGGCCGAGGCGGAAGGCGATGACGGGCTGGTCGACGATGCGGTCGCGGCGCTGGCGGCGCTGGCCGAACGCGCCGAGCTCGACAAGACCGAGGCGCTGCTCGCGGGCGAAGCCGACGGCAACGATACCTATCTGGAAATCCATGCCGGCGCGGGCGGCACCGAAAGCCAGGACTGGGCCGAAATGCTCCAGCGGATGTACCAACGCTGGGCCGAGCGGCGCGGCTTCAAGGTCGAGATCGTCGACTATCACGCCGGCGAACAGGCGGGCGTGAAGGCAGTCACCTTGCTGCTCAAGGGCGAGAACGCCTATGGCTATGCGAAGACCGAGAGCGGCGTCCACCGGCTCGTCCGCATCTCGCCCTATGACAGCTCGGCACGCCGCCATACGAGCTTTTCCAGTGTCTGGGTCTATCCGGTCATCGACGAGGATATCGAGATCGAGATCAACGAGAGCGAATTGCGCGTCGATACTTTCCGGGCCTCGGGCGCGGGCGGCCAGCATGTCAACACGACCGACAGCGCGGTGCGGATCACGCACGAACCGACCGGCATCGTCGTCGCCTCGCAATCGCAGCGCTCGCAGCACAAGAACCGGGCCGAGGCGCTGAGCATGCTCAAGGCGCGGCTCTACGAGGCCGAACTCCGGCGGCGCGAGGAGGAAGCCAATGCCGTCGAAGCCAGCAAGGGCGATATCGGCTGGGGCAACCAGATCCGCTCCTATGTCCTCCAGCCCTATCAGATGGTGAAGGACCTCAGAACGGGTGTCACCTCCTCCTCGCCGTCCGATGTTCTGGACGGCGATCTCGACAAGTTCATGGCCGCGGCGCTATCGCAGCAGGTGACAGGGGAACAAGTCGAGGTCGAGGATATAGACTGA
- a CDS encoding GNAT family N-acetyltransferase, with protein MVPDLETERLRLVPPAGQHAELYDRFYTDPAASGHYGGPLTPAQAWSRLAQDIGHWQLRGFGVWVMETRAEGRAVGTCGFWQGRDWPRELTWWLLPEARGTGFATEASLAAIAHAYDGFGWADVQTYMDDGNEAARKLVLRLGGDIVDRIAFPDGKMRDLFTIPRPDRF; from the coding sequence ATGGTCCCGGATCTGGAAACCGAACGGCTTCGGCTCGTGCCGCCTGCGGGGCAGCACGCGGAGCTGTACGACCGCTTCTACACCGACCCCGCCGCGTCCGGCCATTATGGCGGTCCGCTCACACCGGCACAGGCCTGGAGCCGGCTCGCACAGGATATCGGCCATTGGCAGCTTCGGGGGTTCGGCGTGTGGGTGATGGAAACCCGGGCCGAGGGCAGGGCGGTCGGCACTTGCGGTTTCTGGCAGGGGCGGGACTGGCCGCGGGAACTGACATGGTGGCTGCTGCCCGAGGCGCGGGGCACCGGATTCGCGACTGAAGCCTCACTGGCGGCGATCGCCCATGCCTATGACGGCTTCGGATGGGCCGACGTCCAGACCTATATGGATGACGGCAACGAAGCCGCGCGAAAACTCGTCTTGCGGCTGGGTGGCGACATTGTGGACCGGATCGCCTTTCCCGACGGGAAGATGCGGGACCTGTTCACGATACCCCGGCCGGACCGATTCTGA